The sequence below is a genomic window from Myxocyprinus asiaticus isolate MX2 ecotype Aquarium Trade chromosome 9, UBuf_Myxa_2, whole genome shotgun sequence.
AACTTCTTCTGCCTGTTGTTTTATGTCTTTTCTTGTTCATAATGTAAATTTGATAATGGGTCTGTGTATGTACATTATTTCTGTGTTATACTAAACTTGCCTGAATAAAATGCTGATTAAAAATTAGGCTTGTTTAATTATTGTATCAAATATTTCCttgttttaaatgttcttttgTATATTTACAGTCTAATGGGTTTGTGGTGTAGGTAGTTATTGCACAGGTCAGaatatatcagtaaaaaaaagtctgcactaAGGATTTTATTGTTAATAGAATCTACACTGTGGTCAAAGTTTGAGACCATAATATGGGATCCAAATATGacttaaacctggaaataaagttttaggatattTAAGAATTTACGCACCAAAACATTTTGACAAGATATTTAAGATTCTGTGCTATTTCTAGGTCTCCAATCAAATAAATGAATTTGTGACATGGCCCATGTTGAAAAAATTGAAGCAAAAGAAGGATATAccaattaatgaattaatgtgcATTTTCCAATTCAACTTTTTTACTCAATTGTTATGCTAATAATGTAATATGTACTGAAAACCTTTCTATTAAATTGGAATAAAAATGGAAGCATTTCCAGTAAAATGCTTATTGGACCCCAGTAAAGTAGTTATTGCAGAATTCAGGTAAAGTATCTCCATTTCAAAGCTTCCATGTTCTTCAGTTCCAGATCCTAGCTGAGCAGACACAGTAGACAGCCTACTTTGCAGTTTTGGTGATGGCAACAGCCTGTTGTAGTATTTTGAGACACCACCTCTACTTCCATCATCTCCTCTAGTGTCTCATCATCTTCATGCCCACCATCTTGGGTAGAACAGCCTTCCACCCATGCTTGTTGCGTGGGTTCCACTGACCACAGTGGCACATTAACTCTCTGTAGCATTTCTTCAAGTAGAATATCAATCTCTTCCACATGGGTCTTCAGATCTGGGCTTGCCGTCATCTCTACCAAAAACCATGGGGTCTGCACCATGGCTGCCCGAGCCGCTACTTCAGATGTTCCACCTGCACAACCTGTGTTGATGAGGGCTTGCCTGTCTTTGCGCTGTGTGAGGGGGAACATATTTTGCAAGGTGGTGACCTTCCTTAGGTCTTGCTGAAAGTTTTCCAAGCTTGAAAGGAAGAGTACCCAAAGCCGCTCAACCTGTTCTTTGTCCTCTTGTCCTTGTTCCATTTCTATCAGCAGCGCAAGCAGTCTCCGGTGAAGCCCTTAAACATAAGTATATCAAGTAAACTCTCTCTTTACAGTTTCAGTGGATCATAATGAATATGACCTGCCTCTAGTTTTTGCAGTCTAGGAAAATATTTAAAGATTGagcgtgtaatttctgcaccaacaAATGCAATTTCAAAAAGGACTTTTCAAAAGTTTACTGAACCCCTGTTTTCCTTTGTCAAATGGATAGTCCTGCCCCAATATTATACCACTGAGGTTGATTGATCTAGTGCTCAGCTTTGCTGCAATCTGTGACTGGCTAATGTAAATTCAGTGGCCTGATACTGTCTgccattttgcttttatttttccaGTCTTACCTGTGCATATTCTATGAGCTAGTGTCCTGGTTTCCTCTAGCTCTTCTCTAAGGCAGCTCCCGTCTGTGTTGGTCCCCAAGGACATTGCCATTTGTTGGAAGCAGGACGTCACTTTGCTCAGGGCGACCTGTGCCTGCTCACATTCATTCACTTGTCTTTTTCTGGTTTGGATCTCCACCACGGATTGACGCCAGCGATTCATCACCACTTGTGTGTGATTGACCTCAACCTAATAGAAGATTTAACAATTGTTTGTTTCCAAATGTCAGAATAGTTTAATCATGTACTGCATAACATATGGAAACATCCACAGGGGAGTTTATAGcatgtagtctattagacaacattaCCTTACAATACTGGCAATAGAAACAAGATACAGAGCTGTGCAtgagacctcaacacttggttcACGAAATATGATAAAGGTAATAATCTACGGAGATCACGAACGGTTATTTTGTGTAACAaattaacttcagacttcacaaaacaagttaCCAAACGTGAcaataaaatcaacaaaaaaacggtgtaaataaacttgaaaaACGTGAAACCATTCGCTGCTCTCATTTAAGACTTGGCAGTAAACAGTCACTAtaatgattggctctctgctcttaatTGACATCTCTTCTCACAGTTACTGGGCGGGCAAAGaaaaaatgtagaatttacttaatcaTTTTAAGTTCaagctttaacttattcaatgtaaaaaaaaaaaaaaagtacatgcaAAAGAACAGAATGAACAGTTAATTAGCAGAAATTCTGTACCATTCATTTACCATTTGTATTAAAACCACTCTGAAACAACTATCGCTAGTCTTATATTACTATAATATGGAAAGTTCAG
It includes:
- the zgc:109913 gene encoding regulator of G-protein signaling 9-binding protein; this encodes MNRWRQSVVEIQTRKRQVNECEQAQVALSKVTSCFQQMAMSLGTNTDGSCLREELEETRTLAHRICTGLHRRLLALLIEMEQGQEDKEQVERLWVLFLSSLENFQQDLRKVTTLQNMFPLTQRKDRQALINTGCAGGTSEVAARAAMVQTPWFLVEMTASPDLKTHVEEIDILLEEMLQRVNVPLWSVEPTQQAWVEGCSTQDGGHEDDETLEEMMEVEVVSQNTTTGCCHHQNCKVGCLLCLLS